GGCCGCCATGCGCGGCTGCAGGTGGGCGGCGGTCGCATCCGTTCGCTGCGCGGCGCGCTGGACAGCCCGGTGCTGGACGTCACGCTGTCGATCGCCTTCGGCACACCGTAGCGCCGCCGCCCGGCCGGGACGCTCAGCCGCGGTCGAGGAACGGGAGCAGCCGCTGCGCCGTGCGCTCGGTGGCGCCGCGGTGGGCGCGGGCGAAGGCAAGCGCCTGCTCGACGCGGCGGGCACGGCCGGGTGCCTGCACCAGCGCCACCGCGCGCTGCACCGCTTGCGCCATGTCGGGCACGCGTTCGGCCGCGCCCGCCTGCAGCGCCAGTTCGGCCGCCTCGGCGAAGTTGAAGGTGTGCGGCCCCATCAGCACCGGGCAGCCGCAGGCCGCGGCCTCGATCAGGTTCTGCCCGCCCAGCGGGGCGAAGCTGCCGCCGAGCAGCGCCACGTCGGCCAGCGCGTAGTACAGCGGCATCTCGCCCAGCGAGTCGCCCAGCCAGGCGTCGGCCTCGCGGCTGCCGGCGGCGGGCATGTCGGTCCAGCGGCTGCGGCGCATCAGCCGCAGGCCGGCGGCGACGATGCGCTCGGCCACCTCGTCGAAGCGCTGCGGATGGCGCGGCACCACCAGCAGCAGCGGTCGGGGTTCGGGCAGCGCCGCCCAGGCGGCCAGCAAAGGCGCGTCCTCGCCCTCGCGCAGGCTGGCCGCCAGCACCACCGGCCGGCCGAGCCAGCGGCGCCAGGCCTGCCCGCGCTCGACCAGCACCGGCGACGGCGTGAGGTCGAACTTCAGGTTGCCGCAGACCTCCACCGGCCCGCTGCCGAAGGCGCGCAGCCGCTCGGCGTCGTCCTGGGTCTGCGCCAGCACCCGGGTCAGCGAGGCGGCGGCCGGCTGCAGCAGCGCGGCCAGGCGTCGGCCGCGGGCCAGGCTGCGCTCGGACAGCCGGGCGTTGGCCAGCACCACCGGCACCTGGGCCGCCACCGCGGCACGTTGCAGGTGGGGCCAGAGCTCGGTCTCCATCAGCACGCCGAGCACCGGCCGGAAGCGGGCCATGAAGCGTCGCGTGGCGCCCGGCGTGTCGAATGGCAGCCAGCATTGCAGGTCGCCGGGCTTGAGCAGCGCGGCGCCGGCCTCGCGGCCGGTGGCGGTGCCGTGGGTCAGCAGCAGGTGCAGGCCCGGACGCTGGGCGCGCAGCGCGTCGACCAGCGGCGCGGCGGCGCGGGTCTCGCCCAGCGACACCGCGTGCAGCCACAGCGCGCCGGGCCGCGGCGTCGGGCCGCTGTACCAGCCGAGCCGTTCGGCCACCGCATGGCGATAGCCCGGTTCGCGCCGCCCGCGCCACCACAGCCGCGCCAGCAGCAGCGGCAGCAGCAGCCGCAGGGCCAGCGCGTAGACCGCC
The sequence above is a segment of the Aquabacterium sp. J223 genome. Coding sequences within it:
- a CDS encoding 3-deoxy-D-manno-octulosonic acid transferase, yielding MAGRVALSPRQALARAVYALALRLLLPLLLARLWWRGRREPGYRHAVAERLGWYSGPTPRPGALWLHAVSLGETRAAAPLVDALRAQRPGLHLLLTHGTATGREAGAALLKPGDLQCWLPFDTPGATRRFMARFRPVLGVLMETELWPHLQRAAVAAQVPVVLANARLSERSLARGRRLAALLQPAAASLTRVLAQTQDDAERLRAFGSGPVEVCGNLKFDLTPSPVLVERGQAWRRWLGRPVVLAASLREGEDAPLLAAWAALPEPRPLLLVVPRHPQRFDEVAERIVAAGLRLMRRSRWTDMPAAGSREADAWLGDSLGEMPLYYALADVALLGGSFAPLGGQNLIEAAACGCPVLMGPHTFNFAEAAELALQAGAAERVPDMAQAVQRAVALVQAPGRARRVEQALAFARAHRGATERTAQRLLPFLDRG